The proteins below are encoded in one region of Silene latifolia isolate original U9 population chromosome 2, ASM4854445v1, whole genome shotgun sequence:
- the LOC141643993 gene encoding uncharacterized protein LOC141643993: MLRPQTPNLLQNSNILGNVPNFVNQNNHVSIYTSAPYNNNSMILAGNNYGNSMTSGLSVNPKPFGSFEKKSKLTERIEQIRHEYWTKEKPAIDAENKLNEPVISDEELDMLLEPDLQQNEDEQQTNVFGETTIPELGDTNFDNDIFLDEIFAELREDFGM, encoded by the exons ATGTTGAGGCCACAAACTCCTAATTTGCTCCAAAATTCAAACATTTTAGGAAATGTTCCTAACTTTGTCAATCAAAATAATCATGTTTCAATCTACACCAGTGCACCAtacaataataattcaatgatTTTAGCTGGTAACAATTATGGAAATTCTATGACAAGCGGGCTAAGTGTTAATCCAAAGCCGTTCGGATCATTTGAGAAGAAATCAAAGCTTACTGAAAGAATTgaacaaattaggcatgaatatTGGACTAAAG AGAAACCAGCAATTGATGCAGAGAACAAGTTAAATGAGCCAGTAATTTCAGATGAAGAGCTAGATATGCTTTTGGAACCTGATTTACAACAAAATGAGGATGAACAACAAACAAATGTTTTTGGTGAAACTACCATTCCAGAGCTTGGAGATACCAATTTCGATAATGACATTTTCTTGGATGAAATTTTCGCTGAG CTTCGCGAAGATTTTGGAATGTGA
- the LOC141641816 gene encoding two-component response regulator ORR26-like yields MDQENTKRETPLPPYAVGTKILLIDPDVTSLNHTTSILEESTYRVTGIEIPDIALTMIKEKTNGYDLIIAAANMPGIDCLTYLRSLMAISETPIILISYVADFQLIATALRQGISHFLEKPIKRDEARGLWQFAIRKPRKIIPKKAKNDFKQNNRDIMASNNVKGKGKEIMVQSYNKRKRIDDGKIDNYQSKGKKSDFISNGAETSDGLQWKPQLHEKFMKVLGDDTPQGNYQ; encoded by the exons ATGGATCAAGAAAATACAAAAAGGGAGACACCACTTCCGCCATATGCGGTAGGAACTAAAATCTTACTAATAGATCCTGATGTAACGTCTCTCAATCACACAACATCGATACTGGAAGAATCAACTTATCGAG TGACAGGTATTGAAATACCGGATATAGCattaacaatgataaaagaaaaaaCAAATGGATATGATTTAATTATAGCAGCAGCaaacatgccaggaatcgactgTTTAACATACCTTAGAAGTCTCATGGCTATTTCAGAAACCCCAATCATTT TGATATCATACGTGGCGGATTTTCAACTTATCGCGACAGCGTTACGACAAGGAATAAGTCATTTCCTAGAGAAGCCTATCAAGAGGGACGAAGCTCGGGGATTATGGCAATTTGCAATTAGGAAGCCAAGGAAAATTATTCCAAAGAAAGCCAAAAATGATTTTAAACAAAATAATAGGGATATAATGGCTAGTAACAATGTCAAAGGCAAGGGCAAGGAAATTATGGTACAATCTTATAATAAGAGGAAAAGAATAGATGATGGTAAAATTGATAATTACCAAAGTAAGGGTAAAAAAAGTGATTTTATTAGTAATGGGGCTGAAACAAGTGATGGTCTTCAATGGAAACCACAACTACATGAAAAGTTCATGAAGGTGCTTGGTGATGACACACCACAAGGTAACTACCAGTGA
- the LOC141631921 gene encoding metal transporter Nramp7.2-like, translated as MASVRNEPRHGKGSSNRIASVDVERVVNKDDHQLATSKHFDSVDDITTAKVPTWRKFLSFVGPGFLVSLAYLDPGNLETDLQAGANHRYELLWVILIGLIFALIIQSLAANLGVSTGKHLAEVCKAEYPVVVKYCLWILAEVAVIAADIPEVIGTAFALNILFHIPVWVGVLLTGLSTLLLLGLQRYGVRKLEMLIALLVFVMAACFFGEMAYAKPPSKDVLKGLFIPKLNGDSATADAIALMGALVMPHNLFLHSALVLSRKVPKSVKGINEACKFFLWESGFALFVALLINIAVISVSGTACYSRSTGELNPQCNDLNLNSASFLLQNVLGRKSAKIIYAVALFASGQSSTITGTYAGQFIMQGFLDIKMRKWLRNLMTRSIAIAPSLVVSIIGGSTGAGKLIIIASMILSFELPFALIPLLKFSSGATKMGPHKNSIIIIIISWILGLAIIGINVYYLITAFIGWIMHNSLPKVGNVFIGIVVFPLMGIYVGSVIYLMLRKDRVVTFIEPVKSGSNSQNQLEMGVGQDLHEASNMDNIPYREDLADVPLPR; from the exons ATGGCTAGTGTTCGGAATGAACCAAGACACGGTAAAGGGAGTAGCAATCGTATAGCTTCTGTCGATGTTGAAAGAGTCGTGAATAAGGATGATCATCAGCTTGCTACAAGCAAACATTTTGATTCTGTCGACGATATTACTACCGCAAAG GTACCAACATGGAGAAAGTTCCTATCATTTGTAGGTCCTGGGTTTCTTGTTTCTTTGGCTTATTTGGACCCTGGCAATT TGGAAACCGATTTGCAAGCAGGAGCTAATCATAGATACGAG CTATTATGGGTGATTTTGATTGGATTAATATTTGCTTTGATCATTCAATCTCTAGCTGCAAACCTTGGTGTATCCACTG GAAAACATTTGGCGGAAGTATGCAAAGCGGAGTATCCAGTAGTAGTAAAGTACTGCTTATGGATACTGGCGGAAGTAGCAGTTATAGCAGCAGACATTCCTGAAGTAATTGGAACTGCATTTGCCTTGAATATCTTATTCCATATTCCGGTCTGGGTCGGTGTGCTGCTTACTGGTCTAAGTACTCTCCTACTTCTTGGACTTCAAAGATATGGG GTAAGGAAGTTGGAAATGTTAATAGCACTATTGGTGTTTGTAATGGCGGCTTGCTTTTTCGGAGAAATGGCTTATGCTAAGCCACCATCAAAGGATGTTCTTAAAGGCTTGTTCATTCCTAAACTCAATGGCGATAGCGCTACTGCTGACGCCATTGCCTTAATGGGGGCTTTGGTTATGCC GCACAATCTTTTTCTCCATTCGGCTCTTGTACTGTCTCGAAAAGTGCCCAAGTCCGTAAAAGGCATCAAT GAAGCGTGTAAATTTTTCTTGTGGGAGAGCGGATTTGCGTTGTTTGTAGCATTACTGATCAACATAGCAGTGATATCAGTATCGGGCACGGCTTGTTATAGCCGCAGTACAGGAGAACTGAACCCACAGTGCAATGACTTGAACCTGAACTCGGCTTCATTCCTACTCCAAAATGTGTTGGGCCGAAAATCCGCTAAAATCATCTATGCTGTCGCGCTTTTTGCCTCTGGACAGAGCTCTACTATTACTGGCACTTATGCTGGTCAATTTATCATGCAG GGATTTTTAGACATAAAGATGAGGAAATGGCTAAGAAATTTAATGACTCGAAGTATTGCAATTGCTCCAAGTTTGGTTGTCTCAATCATCGGAGGATCCACGGGAGCCGGAAAACTCATCATTATTGCCTCG ATGATATTGTCATTCGAACTCCCGTTTGCTCTAATTCCGCTACTGAAGTTTAGTAGTGGTGCGACTAAAATGGGACCTCACAAGAACTCCATAATC ATAATCATAATCTCGTGGATTTTGGGACTCGCAATAATCGGAATAAATGTGTACTACCTAATAACAGCTTTTATAGGATGGATAATGCACAATAGTTTACCAAAAGTTGGAAATGTGTTCATAGGAATTGTAGTATTTCCTTTGATGGGTATATATGTGGGATCAGTCATATATCTTATGTTACGAAAAGATAGAGTTGTAACGTTTATCGAACCCGTAAAATCCGGGTCAAATAGTCAAAATCAGTTAGAAATGGGTGTTGGTCAAGATTTGCACGAGGCATCTAACATGGATAACATCCCCTATAGAGAAGATCTTGCTGATGTTCCATTACCTCGCTAA